Proteins from one Oncorhynchus gorbuscha isolate QuinsamMale2020 ecotype Even-year linkage group LG18, OgorEven_v1.0, whole genome shotgun sequence genomic window:
- the LOC124004383 gene encoding voltage-dependent calcium channel subunit alpha-2/delta-2-like, with product MTLTSKIRSTTPSQPFRSPQTSTKEEWQWERPHFEADQVVARFNEKAEAVVPCFKHLVQANVRNKIFKEAVKLMQAKGTTDYKFGFYFAFNQLLNVNDLKLNTLNDRILYE from the exons ATGACCCTAACTTCAAAAATAAGGTCAACTACTCCTTCACAGCCGTTCAGATCCCCACAGACATCTACAAAGGAG GAGTGGCAGTGGGAGCGGCCTCACTTTGAAGCTGATCAAGTCGTGGCCAGG TTTAATGAAAAGGCAGAGGCAGTGGTCCCTTGCTTCAAACACCTGGTCCAGGCCAACGTTCGCAACAAGATCTTCAAAGAGGCTGTAAAGCTCATGCAAGCTAAAGGCACCACAGACTACAAGTTTGGTTTCTACTTTGCCTTCAATCAGCTACTAAACGTGAATGACTTAAAGCTCAACACTCTGAATGACCGCATTCTGTACGAGTGA